The window CAATCGCAACCAGCAGCGAAAGCACTCCCGCGACCAACCCGGCCGCAAGTCCCCTCCCTGACGCTGGGATTCGCGAGTGCAATGTATTTGCAGTTGAGCATTGATGGGAGGCCATGACAAGACGAAATCATGCGTACGCTGCCTCATGGGCGGCCGCTGGATCACGACTTCTGACAGGGTGCACCGCCGCGACAGGGGACCGGGCGCGCAGCGGGCCCGATCACCGTGCGGTGCGGCGTGTCGCGCCCCCATCCCTATCCCTTGTACACAATCAGCACCCCAAAGTCGGTCAACAGCTTCTGGGTTCCCATCTCCACATAGCTATAGTTGATCGTCGTGATGCTCACGATGTTGTCCTCGCCGATCTTCCCAAGGGCCTCCGTGACCGTGGCATCGAAGTGGTCGTGCCCGACTTCCTTGCAATCAATGTGCCGGATCGTCCTGACCCTCAGGCGTCGCGTGCCGTCCTTGGCGGCCGCTTCGAGGGGCGGATTGGCCTTCTTGATGAGGGCCTCCACCGGACGCTCGCTGACGGGCACGGCAAAATGCTTCTCCTCCTTCGCGGCCGCCGAGGAATGCGAGGCGTTCCCGACCTTCATGTTGGTCACGTCCGGCTGCGGAATCGTGATGGCCTTGCTGCAGGAGGGACACGAAATCTGCTGGCCGGACGCATCGGCATCCACCTCAAGCTGTTGATGGCATTGAGGGCACTTGAAGACGATGTCCATGACGGAAGGGGTTCCGGAGAACGGTGTATCGAAAAGCCCAGGCGATGGGAAGCGTGGGGCTTGGGAAGTGTCCGCTTTCCGCACCCCGTCAGGATGCGGGCAGCCGTGGCAGCCGGTGGAGTGGTCGGCCGTCCCGCTTCAGCACAACAGCCCGGGGACCGAACTCAAGGACCAGGGCACCGCCGTCCTCGGCGTAGTGCGTGGGTACCCCAAATGCGGTCAGCCGGGTGCGCACCTCCGGACGCACCCGGCGTCCAATGGGCGGTGCACTGGAGGTGACAATCACCAGCCGCGGTCGGAGGGCCTCAAGCAGTTCCGGCATGAGCGGCTCGCCCTCCCGCGGCAGGCCGGCAATCACGACGTCGGACTCCAGCCCGGGGGATCCCCGCGATCGTTCGAGGAGAGCGCGCTGCGCGGACCGGCCGGCATGGGACATCAGAAGAATCTGTTGCCCGTGGATGCGGCGGGCCAATACGAGGGAGGCGTCGTCCGCCGATCGCAACGGCTCTCCGGCAGCCGGAGCCAGGACCGTCCAGCCCGCCACCCGGTCTCCCGCCCGCACATTGCGGATCGCCAGGCCGAGGGAATCGGCCAGCGCCAAACCCGACCGATAGGCGGGCGAGCGGAGGCGTCGGTCCGTGATCGCAATCGTCCGGGGCTGGAATCGCCGGAGGAATCCGGGCAGATCCCCGATGCGCGCGGCGTCCGCCTGGCCGATGGCGAGCAGCGGTGCCGAGTTCCATCCCTGGGCGTACAGAAACGGGGTCACGACGGACGCCCCTGCCCCGACGCTCCCGGTGTTGATCACGAGATCCTCGGACCGGCCGGGGGCGTCAAAGACGAAGGCCTCCCCGGCCGCGAGGCACGTCAGCCGGGTGATCGGTGCCCGTACCACAAACAGGACGCCGGCGATCGTCGCGAGCGCTGCCCCCGCCAGCAACAGGGTTCGGGCGCGACCGGGCGATGGCCACCGCCCCTGGACGAGGGCGATCAGCACGAGAGCGTAGGGAAGCCACCACACCCAGGACGGGGCGGCGACATGCCACACGCCACCGGGGAGCGCGGCAAAGGCTTCACTCAGCCGGACCATGCTGTGCATCCAGAGCCAGGCGCTGGCGTTGAACACCGCGGCCAATCCCGGCCAGAGCGGGCTGACCAGCAGCGAGGCCGCGCATGCCGCCAGCGCAAGGCCGGCCAGCGGCACCACGCACAGATTGGCCAGGAGGGCCACCGGAGTCAGGAGGTGGAAGTGTTGGACTGTAAACGGCAGGGCACCAAGAAACGCGGCCACGACCGTTGCCACGGACGTCGCCAGCCGGCGGAATGGAGCATCCAGCCACTGCTGCCAGCGGGGGCGGAGGGCATCCGGCAGGAACGGATCGGCATTCCACCGGAGTGATCGAAGCAGTCGCGATTCCAGCGCCGGCACCAAAACCGCCAGCGAGGTCACGACTCCGAAGGACAGCTGGAATCCTGCCTGGAACAACTGGCCCGGGCTCGGGACAAGAATCACAAGCGCCGCCAGACCCAGCGAATTCAGAAGATCTGCGGGCCGGTTCAACACCCAGGTGCCCGCGATGACGCTCATCAGCAGGGCCGCGCGCATCGAGGACGCCTGCCAACCGGTCGCCGCAACGTAGAACCACAACAGCGGCATCAGCGCCACCGCACTCGCAGGACGCGGGAGCCCCGCCACCCGCAGGAGTCCCAACAGGAGCGCCGCCAGCAGTCCAATGTGCAGGCCGCTGATGGCGAACACATGGCGGGTGCCGGCTTCGAGGAACGTGGTGTCCAGGTCGCCCGGGATGCCGGTCCGCCAGCCCAGCATCATCGCCGGGAGCAACCGGGCCGCCTCGTCATCAGGCAATCCCTTCGCCAGGGCGGCCCGTGCCCAGGGCAAGAACCGATCCGACCAGGGCGGATGGTCCGGGGACCCCGGAACCGGGGTCCAGTCCTCCACACCGGAGGTCTCCAGCACGCGCCAGACCCCCTGGTTGCGCAGATGGCGGCGATAGTCAAAGAGGCCCGGAGCGGCCGGCCCCGACGGTTCGCGCAGGACCCCGGTCACCGTGACCTGACGCCCCCGGCACAGCGCCGCCGGGAACACGCCACGGGTGGTTGTCATGACCGGACCCGAGACCGGCATCCAGCCGGTCCCGGACTTCTTCCAGGCACAGGTCTCAATCCGGACCAGGGTGCGTCCGACCGGGATTCCCCGGCGTTCCTGCAGGCGAAGCGCCGGCGTGGCGCCGATCACACCGCGCAACTCGACCAACTGGGGAGCCGGTGGGACGATGCGCCGAAGGTCGGTCGGGGACACCGGGGTGGCATGCAACGCATGAGCAAGGCCTCCGGCCGCCGCCCAGCCCATCCAAAGGCCCGGGATGCCGACGCGTCCCGGAAACACCGCCACCACCAGCAAAGCGCCGGCGGCAATCAGCCAGGCCCCCGGCGGCCGTCCCAGCCAATCATCGGCGAGAATGCCCCCGGCAAAGGCCAGGGCGGGTGGCAGCAGGGGATGGTTCATCGCAGTCCGCAGCGCGCAGGCCTGCGGACCTCCATTCAAGCGGCATGGCCCGGCGAACCGGAGACCGCCGATCTCCCCAGTTTTGAGGAATGGCCTCCGGGCCTTCGGCGCGTCATCGCAACGGATGCCGCCAACGGCGCAGTTCCTCCAGGTAGGCCTCGGGGAACCCGCAATCCGCCGCCTCTTCAAGAATCGGGTCCAGGTACCAGGGTGCCGCGCGGCCCGGACTGGAATCCGTCGCCTGATAGATCATCACCGGCCGGCCGGGCACCGGCGACGCATTCAGCACCACTGCGTCCTTGGAGTACAACCCGCCGGGCAGATCCTCATAGACGTCGAGTGCAAGTTCATCCTCGACCGGAAGCTCCCAAAGCCGGCCGTAAACCTGTGCCCCGGACTCCGGCACCACCGTGGCCCAGCCGGCCGCATTGATCCGGAATCTCCAGCCCGACAACGCGCCGACGCCCACCGGACAAGACCGCGGACATCGCAATCTCATCTGGCGGACGACCATGTTGGAACCGTATGCGAAGTGCAGTGTGCCCACAGTGTGGGGAGATTGAGCCTCAATGGCGGTCCAGACGCCACCACGGACATCCCGCCATATTGCCGCGCTTCTACGACAGGGATCACCTCCCGATCGTTCGCTCCCGTCGGGCCTTGGGTTTCATGCGGCGTCCGATGGCGCCGTCGTGGAGACCCGTCACCGGATCACGAGGCGATGTCCCCCTTTGGCGGCTGCGACCCCGCGGACCGACACGTCACCCACGCGACGCATTTGCCGGGCCGTCGTTCCAACGCCGTCACACGTTGCTGCCGCTCCAGCCGAACTTGTGCCGCAGCGTTGCAAAGAAGCTGTCCCCTTCGAGCCGCACCAGACGGATCGTGCGCCGGCTGCGCCACACCGC of the Verrucomicrobiia bacterium genome contains:
- a CDS encoding gamma-glutamylcyclotransferase gives rise to the protein MRLRCPRSCPVGVGALSGWRFRINAAGWATVVPESGAQVYGRLWELPVEDELALDVYEDLPGGLYSKDAVVLNASPVPGRPVMIYQATDSSPGRAAPWYLDPILEEAADCGFPEAYLEELRRWRHPLR
- a CDS encoding ComEC/Rec2 family competence protein, which codes for MNHPLLPPALAFAGGILADDWLGRPPGAWLIAAGALLVVAVFPGRVGIPGLWMGWAAAGGLAHALHATPVSPTDLRRIVPPAPQLVELRGVIGATPALRLQERRGIPVGRTLVRIETCAWKKSGTGWMPVSGPVMTTTRGVFPAALCRGRQVTVTGVLREPSGPAAPGLFDYRRHLRNQGVWRVLETSGVEDWTPVPGSPDHPPWSDRFLPWARAALAKGLPDDEAARLLPAMMLGWRTGIPGDLDTTFLEAGTRHVFAISGLHIGLLAALLLGLLRVAGLPRPASAVALMPLLWFYVAATGWQASSMRAALLMSVIAGTWVLNRPADLLNSLGLAALVILVPSPGQLFQAGFQLSFGVVTSLAVLVPALESRLLRSLRWNADPFLPDALRPRWQQWLDAPFRRLATSVATVVAAFLGALPFTVQHFHLLTPVALLANLCVVPLAGLALAACAASLLVSPLWPGLAAVFNASAWLWMHSMVRLSEAFAALPGGVWHVAAPSWVWWLPYALVLIALVQGRWPSPGRARTLLLAGAALATIAGVLFVVRAPITRLTCLAAGEAFVFDAPGRSEDLVINTGSVGAGASVVTPFLYAQGWNSAPLLAIGQADAARIGDLPGFLRRFQPRTIAITDRRLRSPAYRSGLALADSLGLAIRNVRAGDRVAGWTVLAPAAGEPLRSADDASLVLARRIHGQQILLMSHAGRSAQRALLERSRGSPGLESDVVIAGLPREGEPLMPELLEALRPRLVIVTSSAPPIGRRVRPEVRTRLTAFGVPTHYAEDGGALVLEFGPRAVVLKRDGRPLHRLPRLPAS